From a region of the Defluviitalea raffinosedens genome:
- a CDS encoding DUF1573 domain-containing protein, whose amino-acid sequence MSDLRNAITDEFQYTVDNLLVRNKSILDQLTKYQDSCARVNRTIAKAVTHCGCIQINSQKQKYPEDDSDMSLEDLKLIMNDHLEGKLCDNCRDFIEKEMGRNLFYLASLCNTLDLNLYDILLKELDRVQMLGKFTLR is encoded by the coding sequence ATGTCTGATCTTCGTAATGCTATAACAGATGAATTCCAATATACAGTGGATAATCTTTTAGTAAGGAATAAAAGTATACTGGATCAACTCACAAAGTACCAGGATTCCTGTGCTCGTGTCAATCGAACGATTGCCAAAGCTGTTACCCATTGCGGCTGTATTCAGATCAACAGTCAAAAGCAAAAATATCCGGAAGATGATTCTGATATGTCTTTAGAAGATTTAAAGCTTATAATGAATGATCATTTGGAAGGAAAATTATGTGACAACTGCCGTGACTTTATAGAAAAAGAAATGGGACGAAACCTCTTTTATCTGGCATCTTTATGCAATACCCTGGATTTGAACTTATATGATATTCTTCTTAAGGAACTGGATCGTGTGCAGATGTTAGGTAAATTTACTTTAAGATAA
- the radA gene encoding DNA repair protein RadA, protein MAKAKNIYVCQECGYESPKWMGKCPGCNGWSTFVEEIAVPKRQTAVSASDKKYAPLSLENIGTDEEERIRTGSNELDRVLGGGIVKGSLVLVGGDPGIGKSTLLLQMCEHIGNNGAKILYASGEESVRQIKMRADRLGVKTSNLLLISETNMDVIEGAIKNASPDLVIVDSIQTVFKEEITSAPGSVSQVREATSSMMRISKGQNIPIIIVGHVTKEGSLAGPRVLEHMVDTVLYFEGERHATYRVLRAVKNRFGSTNEIGVFEMQDKGLMEVQNPSELMLAGRPLNVPGSIVTCCMEGTRPMLVEVQALVCFTNFGMPRRTATGIDYNRVVLLMAVLEKRVGMQLISYDSYVNLAGGIKVTEPALDLGIIAAIASSFKDQVIDPHMAVFGEVGLTGEVRGISMAEKRIMECAKMGFKACVIPKANLKGLKPVDGIKIYGVENVNEALQIILK, encoded by the coding sequence ATGGCAAAGGCAAAAAATATTTATGTATGTCAAGAATGTGGATACGAGTCGCCCAAATGGATGGGCAAATGTCCTGGCTGCAATGGCTGGAGCACATTTGTTGAAGAGATTGCTGTACCGAAAAGGCAAACTGCGGTTTCTGCCTCAGATAAGAAATATGCACCGCTTTCTTTAGAAAACATAGGAACGGATGAAGAAGAAAGAATCCGAACAGGATCCAATGAGTTAGACAGGGTTTTGGGTGGAGGAATCGTAAAAGGCAGTTTGGTACTGGTAGGAGGGGACCCCGGAATCGGAAAGTCTACGCTTCTTTTACAAATGTGTGAGCACATAGGCAATAATGGGGCCAAAATACTCTATGCTTCTGGAGAAGAATCCGTAAGACAGATAAAGATGAGAGCCGACAGATTAGGTGTCAAAACGAGCAATTTACTTCTGATCTCAGAAACGAATATGGATGTGATAGAAGGCGCGATCAAAAATGCTTCTCCTGACTTAGTCATTGTTGATTCTATTCAAACGGTTTTTAAAGAGGAAATTACATCTGCACCAGGCAGTGTGAGTCAAGTCCGGGAAGCAACTTCAAGTATGATGAGGATTTCCAAGGGCCAGAATATTCCTATTATAATTGTAGGGCATGTAACAAAGGAAGGCTCCCTTGCAGGACCAAGAGTTTTAGAGCATATGGTTGACACAGTTCTTTATTTTGAAGGAGAAAGACATGCAACCTATCGTGTCTTAAGAGCAGTTAAAAATCGTTTTGGTTCTACCAATGAAATAGGGGTATTTGAAATGCAGGATAAAGGGCTTATGGAAGTGCAGAATCCTTCAGAACTAATGCTGGCAGGAAGGCCCCTTAATGTTCCTGGTTCTATTGTAACTTGCTGTATGGAAGGGACAAGACCGATGTTGGTAGAAGTACAGGCGTTGGTTTGTTTCACAAACTTTGGAATGCCCAGAAGAACGGCAACGGGGATAGATTATAACAGGGTAGTGCTATTGATGGCAGTATTGGAAAAAAGAGTAGGAATGCAGCTTATAAGTTACGACAGCTATGTCAATCTGGCAGGGGGGATAAAGGTTACCGAACCTGCTCTTGATCTCGGAATTATTGCAGCGATTGCCTCCAGCTTTAAAGACCAGGTAATAGATCCTCATATGGCTGTTTTCGGAGAAGTAGGACTAACGGGAGAAGTCAGAGGAATCAGTATGGCAGAAAAAAGAATTATGGAATGTGCAAAAATGGGGTTTAAGGCCTGTGTGATTCCTAAAGCCAATTTAAAAGGTCTGAAACCTGTTGATGGCATTAAGATTTACGGAGTGGAGAATGTTAACGAAGCTTTGCAGATTATCTTAAAATAA
- a CDS encoding endosialidase, giving the protein MAAIEELIRVEENGTISFGNHLMETKKKVLDFEVDGNLYKVKTYNEITKLEKNGILLYESVPGTTVHNFDMDEKNISFSVEGEHDAQITMELEPEKDYKIFIDHVHVGKVRSSLAGKVTFSVDFSNGAQKVKIEKIG; this is encoded by the coding sequence GTGGCAGCCATTGAAGAATTGATTCGCGTAGAAGAAAATGGGACAATAAGTTTTGGGAATCACTTGATGGAGACAAAAAAGAAAGTCCTTGACTTTGAAGTGGATGGTAATTTATACAAAGTTAAGACTTACAATGAAATTACTAAGTTAGAGAAAAATGGTATACTGCTTTATGAATCAGTTCCCGGAACGACTGTTCATAATTTCGATATGGATGAGAAAAATATTTCTTTTTCCGTAGAAGGAGAACACGACGCGCAAATCACTATGGAACTAGAGCCTGAAAAGGATTATAAAATATTTATCGATCATGTTCATGTTGGGAAAGTTAGATCAAGCTTGGCAGGTAAAGTAACCTTTAGCGTAGATTTCAGTAATGGAGCACAGAAAGTTAAAATTGAAAAGATAGGATAA
- a CDS encoding ATP-dependent Clp protease ATP-binding subunit, with protein MMGKFTKRAQEALQSSQQAAAELGHGYVGTEHLLLGLIRGGDSVAARALKNQGVTEGEIIDKLRAIIGTGEAMISEPQDFTPRAKRVIENSLREALKMGTGYIGTEHLLLALLRETDSIAVKLLLSMEVNPQKIYEDIMAMLGEGDKGQNGMPMGKQNRKPGKTNTPTLDQFSRDLTVMASEQKFDPIIGRDKEIERVIQVLSRRTKNNPCLVGEPGVGKTAIAEGLAQKIVEGNIPEILKDKRVVSLDLSAMVAGSKYRGEFEERIKKALDEIRAAGNVILFIDELHTIIGAGAAEGAIDASNILKPSLARGEIQVIGATTLDEYRKHIEKDAALERRFQPIKVEQPTEEEAIEILKGLRDKYEAHHQVHITDESIVAAVKLSNRYITDRFLPDKAIDLIDEAASRVRLRTFTAPPNVKELEKKLEELEKEKESAIKTEEFEKAGEIKKKQNEIRQLLEQEKDEWQTRHTKSSQVVTEEEIADIVSSWTGIPVKKLAEEESERLKNMEEILHKRVVGQKQAVEAVSRAIRRGRVGLKDPKRPIGSFLFLGPTGVGKTELTKALAEALFGDENAMIRIDMSEYMEKHSVSKLIGSPPGYVGYDEGGQLSEKVRRKPYSVILFDEIEKAHPDVFNILLQVLDDGHITDSQGRRVDFKNTVVIMTSNIGARNIINPKRLGFTSTDDQAKNYEDMKKNVMDEVKRLFRPEFINRIDEMIVFHPLAEEDIKEIVSIMVNQLAKRIKENMGITIEISDAAKEYLAKEGFDQAYGARPLRRAIQSKIEDRLAEEILEGKIKEGDHVRIEFESDHLTFNK; from the coding sequence ATGATGGGGAAATTTACAAAACGTGCACAGGAAGCTCTTCAATCTTCTCAGCAAGCTGCAGCAGAACTAGGCCATGGATATGTAGGAACAGAGCATTTGCTTCTGGGACTTATAAGAGGTGGCGACAGCGTTGCAGCAAGAGCACTGAAAAATCAGGGAGTTACAGAAGGTGAAATCATAGATAAATTAAGAGCTATTATTGGAACCGGCGAAGCAATGATCTCAGAACCGCAGGATTTTACTCCCAGAGCCAAAAGAGTTATAGAAAACAGCCTTAGAGAAGCATTAAAAATGGGAACAGGCTACATTGGAACAGAGCACTTGCTTCTTGCACTTCTTAGAGAAACGGATTCCATTGCAGTGAAATTATTGCTCAGTATGGAGGTTAATCCTCAAAAGATATATGAAGATATTATGGCTATGTTGGGTGAAGGAGATAAAGGCCAGAATGGAATGCCTATGGGCAAGCAGAACAGAAAGCCCGGCAAAACCAACACTCCGACTCTGGATCAATTTAGCCGGGATTTAACAGTAATGGCCAGTGAGCAAAAGTTTGACCCCATTATTGGCAGAGATAAGGAAATCGAAAGAGTAATTCAGGTACTCAGCAGAAGAACCAAGAATAATCCTTGTTTGGTTGGAGAGCCTGGAGTAGGTAAAACAGCCATAGCAGAAGGGTTAGCGCAGAAAATTGTTGAAGGAAATATTCCGGAGATTTTAAAAGACAAACGTGTGGTTTCTTTGGATTTGTCTGCTATGGTGGCGGGTTCTAAATACAGGGGAGAATTTGAAGAAAGAATTAAAAAAGCATTGGATGAAATTCGTGCTGCTGGGAATGTAATATTATTTATCGATGAGCTCCATACTATAATTGGGGCAGGAGCTGCTGAAGGCGCGATAGATGCTTCCAATATTCTGAAGCCTTCTCTGGCGCGGGGTGAAATTCAGGTAATCGGTGCTACAACTTTGGATGAATATAGAAAGCATATAGAGAAAGATGCAGCCTTAGAGCGCCGTTTCCAACCGATTAAGGTTGAACAGCCGACAGAGGAAGAAGCGATTGAAATTTTAAAAGGGTTAAGGGATAAATACGAAGCGCATCATCAGGTTCATATTACAGATGAATCTATTGTTGCAGCTGTAAAATTATCCAATAGATATATTACGGACAGATTTTTGCCGGATAAAGCAATTGATTTAATCGATGAGGCGGCTTCAAGAGTGAGGCTTCGTACCTTTACAGCTCCGCCCAATGTAAAAGAATTGGAAAAGAAACTTGAAGAACTGGAAAAAGAAAAGGAATCTGCTATCAAAACTGAAGAATTTGAAAAGGCTGGAGAAATCAAGAAAAAGCAAAATGAAATCAGACAGCTGTTGGAACAAGAAAAGGATGAATGGCAAACAAGGCATACTAAATCTTCACAGGTGGTTACTGAAGAAGAAATTGCAGACATTGTATCCAGCTGGACAGGAATTCCGGTTAAAAAATTAGCAGAAGAAGAGAGCGAAAGATTGAAGAATATGGAGGAAATCCTTCATAAAAGAGTTGTTGGCCAAAAACAAGCTGTAGAAGCAGTATCAAGGGCAATCAGAAGAGGAAGAGTGGGTTTAAAAGATCCGAAACGTCCTATTGGTTCCTTCCTGTTCTTAGGACCAACCGGTGTGGGTAAAACAGAGCTTACAAAAGCTTTGGCAGAAGCACTTTTTGGAGATGAGAATGCTATGATACGCATCGATATGTCTGAATACATGGAAAAGCACAGCGTATCAAAGCTGATTGGTTCACCTCCGGGATATGTAGGATATGATGAAGGTGGACAATTAAGTGAAAAAGTAAGAAGAAAACCTTATTCTGTTATTCTTTTTGATGAAATTGAAAAAGCGCATCCAGATGTATTTAACATACTTCTGCAAGTACTGGATGACGGGCATATTACAGATTCTCAGGGAAGAAGAGTAGATTTCAAAAATACCGTTGTCATTATGACATCCAATATTGGAGCAAGAAACATTATTAATCCAAAACGACTAGGCTTTACTTCAACAGATGACCAGGCAAAAAATTATGAAGATATGAAGAAAAATGTAATGGATGAAGTGAAACGGTTGTTTAGACCTGAATTTATCAACCGAATTGATGAAATGATTGTATTCCATCCGCTTGCCGAGGAGGATATCAAAGAAATTGTATCCATTATGGTGAACCAACTGGCAAAACGCATTAAAGAAAACATGGGCATAACGATTGAAATTTCAGATGCTGCCAAAGAATATCTTGCCAAAGAAGGATTTGATCAGGCATATGGCGCAAGACCTCTTAGAAGAGCGATTCAATCCAAAATAGAAGACAGACTGGCAGAAGAGATCCTGGAAGGTAAAATCAAAGAAGGAGACCATGTCAGAATCGAATTTGAAAGTGATCATTTGACTTTTAATAAGTAG
- a CDS encoding protein arginine kinase yields MKKWYEENIDTDIIVSSRIRLARNYKKYPFSIRLSASAAEKMIEETKRILLEGNTILSKEFEYIPVFGINPIDKRALMESHVISPELVKKAAPCGVLLKNDESISIMVNEEDHLRIQSVALGMNMEKAWDLADKIDNVLEESIEYAFNEKLGYLTSCPTNVGTGMRASYMMHLPALEWSGQLQNIFYAIGKLGITVRGLYGEGTQAEGNLYQISNQITLGQSEKEMIENLNNIALQVAEQEKQMREKIFKENSEALKDKIYRSYGTLRYARMLTTKETMTLLSDMKMGFDMGILNEARPVISFYELIMYVQPAILQKRVGTDLNSQERDMQRAAFVRSQFER; encoded by the coding sequence ATGAAAAAATGGTATGAAGAAAATATAGATACCGATATTATCGTTTCCAGTCGAATCAGATTGGCGAGAAATTATAAAAAATATCCATTTTCTATCCGTCTGTCTGCTTCCGCTGCTGAAAAAATGATTGAAGAAACCAAGAGGATTCTTTTAGAAGGTAATACGATTTTATCCAAAGAATTTGAATATATACCCGTGTTTGGAATAAATCCTATAGATAAAAGGGCGCTGATGGAAAGTCATGTCATTAGTCCTGAATTGGTTAAAAAAGCGGCTCCCTGTGGAGTACTCTTGAAAAACGATGAGTCAATCAGTATCATGGTCAATGAAGAAGACCATCTCAGAATTCAATCGGTTGCTTTAGGCATGAATATGGAAAAGGCATGGGATTTAGCGGATAAAATTGACAATGTACTGGAGGAGTCCATAGAATATGCTTTTAATGAAAAGCTGGGATATTTGACTTCATGCCCAACCAATGTAGGAACAGGAATGAGAGCATCCTATATGATGCATCTGCCTGCCCTTGAATGGTCAGGACAGCTTCAGAATATTTTTTACGCCATAGGAAAGCTGGGCATTACCGTAAGAGGGCTATATGGGGAAGGTACCCAGGCAGAAGGAAACCTTTATCAGATATCTAATCAAATTACATTGGGGCAATCTGAGAAAGAAATGATAGAAAATTTGAACAATATAGCCCTTCAGGTTGCCGAGCAGGAAAAACAGATGAGAGAGAAAATCTTTAAGGAAAATAGTGAAGCTCTTAAAGATAAAATTTACAGATCCTACGGTACCTTAAGGTATGCCAGAATGTTAACCACTAAAGAAACTATGACACTTTTATCAGATATGAAAATGGGATTTGATATGGGTATATTAAATGAAGCAAGACCAGTAATCAGTTTTTATGAATTGATCATGTATGTGCAGCCGGCTATTTTACAAAAAAGAGTTGGAACGGATTTAAACAGTCAGGAAAGAGACATGCAAAGAGCTGCATTTGTAAGAAGCCAATTCGAGAGATAA
- a CDS encoding UvrB/UvrC motif-containing protein → MLCERCGNNPASVHVTHINNGEKTEMYLCEQCAKETESIHFQTPISFQDFLTGLLDMPFGNTEKYKNYIDQKEVLQCQNCKMTYDEFRKTGRFGCAECYSAFYKQLTPIIKKLHGNNIHTGKLPNRAAGELKVKRELEMLRKELKKAIEMEEYEKAASLRDRIRALEGGENR, encoded by the coding sequence ATGCTGTGTGAACGTTGCGGAAATAATCCGGCATCAGTACATGTTACCCATATTAATAACGGTGAGAAAACCGAAATGTATTTATGTGAGCAATGTGCAAAAGAAACTGAATCTATACACTTTCAGACACCAATATCCTTTCAGGATTTTTTGACTGGATTACTGGATATGCCCTTTGGCAATACAGAAAAATATAAAAATTATATAGATCAAAAAGAAGTTCTTCAATGCCAGAACTGTAAAATGACCTATGATGAATTCAGAAAAACAGGACGATTTGGATGTGCAGAGTGTTATTCTGCTTTTTATAAACAATTAACCCCTATTATTAAAAAGCTTCATGGGAATAATATCCATACAGGTAAATTGCCTAACAGAGCAGCCGGAGAGTTAAAAGTTAAAAGAGAACTGGAAATGCTGCGAAAAGAACTTAAGAAAGCAATTGAAATGGAAGAGTATGAAAAAGCAGCATCCCTTCGAGACAGAATTCGTGCATTAGAGGGGGGAGAAAACAGATGA
- a CDS encoding zinc-ribbon domain-containing protein yields the protein MPFDDWRSKLAKAVRTVKDSTGEFYTTAKVNVELGKEQDRLKNLYYEIGKKVHEIYQYGGSLGKFFDEKYLEIKEVEEKIEELQKKMEELKKVRICPGCGKEVEKGAKFCPKCGTSMSNVPVKEEVMQSKDQTQESSQEVENNDISKVQTETRTEEKTETKICPTCKSENGIDDKFCLSCGRALF from the coding sequence ATGCCCTTCGATGATTGGAGAAGCAAGTTAGCGAAAGCAGTACGGACTGTAAAAGACAGTACAGGAGAATTTTATACTACCGCAAAAGTCAATGTGGAGCTTGGGAAAGAACAGGATCGTTTGAAGAATCTTTATTACGAAATAGGAAAAAAAGTCCATGAAATATATCAATATGGCGGTTCTTTAGGTAAATTTTTTGATGAAAAGTATTTAGAAATTAAAGAGGTGGAAGAAAAAATAGAAGAACTCCAGAAGAAAATGGAGGAATTAAAGAAAGTAAGAATTTGTCCGGGATGCGGGAAAGAGGTAGAGAAGGGAGCGAAATTTTGCCCTAAATGCGGTACCTCTATGAGCAATGTTCCTGTTAAAGAAGAAGTAATGCAATCAAAAGATCAAACTCAGGAGAGTTCCCAAGAAGTTGAAAATAATGATATTTCCAAAGTACAAACTGAAACCAGAACAGAAGAAAAAACAGAAACCAAGATTTGCCCTACCTGCAAATCGGAAAACGGAATAGATGATAAATTCTGTTTGTCCTGTGGAAGAGCACTTTTTTAA
- a CDS encoding spore coat protein: MDKIYQDNQIIGGVNLSVQFAQKVQLTQKERMLLEDQKSHEEVCIKEYQDYASRVHCTELKQLFNNLASKEQEHLNTINQLLNGEIPQMSSSQSGQSGQSGQQWSQSGQQFSQQSTSQSQSYNQEDATLCTHMLMTEKYVSGAYNTAIFEFKDPNIRQILNHIQKEEQEHGEQIFNYMYQHGMYNPQ, encoded by the coding sequence ATGGACAAAATATATCAGGACAATCAAATAATCGGAGGTGTTAATTTGTCAGTTCAATTTGCTCAAAAAGTCCAATTAACTCAAAAAGAAAGGATGCTTCTGGAAGATCAAAAAAGCCATGAAGAAGTTTGCATAAAAGAATATCAGGACTATGCAAGTCGTGTTCATTGCACAGAATTAAAACAACTGTTTAACAACCTTGCATCCAAAGAACAGGAGCATCTTAACACGATTAATCAACTCCTAAATGGAGAAATACCCCAGATGTCCTCAAGCCAAAGCGGGCAGTCAGGTCAAAGCGGACAACAGTGGAGCCAAAGCGGACAGCAATTTAGTCAGCAAAGTACTTCTCAGTCCCAAAGTTATAATCAGGAAGACGCTACTCTTTGCACCCATATGCTTATGACTGAAAAATATGTATCTGGTGCTTATAATACAGCCATCTTTGAATTCAAAGATCCGAACATCCGTCAGATTTTAAACCATATCCAGAAAGAAGAACAAGAGCACGGTGAGCAAATTTTCAACTATATGTATCAGCACGGCATGTATAATCCTCAATAG